A genomic region of [Eubacterium] eligens ATCC 27750 contains the following coding sequences:
- a CDS encoding glycoside hydrolase family 28 protein yields MELKLVIKTGRSAVVEFDDGGKYYSKEEYTLLVNGEEYGKTEKVVTTIYGLKPDTEYKISALYAGKEYGPVEFKTDYEYVTLNVREFGAYGDGEHDDTNAIQCAIMAAPKDSRVLVPEGVYKISSIFLKDNLNLELAKGAVLSAFTEREKFPILPGQIETYDEKDYYNLGTWEGNPLDMFSAIVCGINCSNVTITGEGTIDGCTTHDNWWKNCKIRNTAWRPRLFFINNCSNVTMHGITVQNSPSWTIHPYFSKHLKFIDVKILNPANSHNTDGLDPESCQDVLVLGTYISVGDDCIAIKSGKIYMAQKEKTPTEDMTVRQCCMRDGHGAVTVGSEIAAGVKDVHIRDCMFMNTDRGLRVKTRRGRGKLSVLDDISFENIDMDNVMTPFVVNSFYFCDPDGKTEYVGSRKPLPVDDRTPSIKSLTFKDINAKNCHVAGAYIFGLPESKVEKLTFENINFSYAKDAKPGVAAMMLGCDEASRQGLIVSNVEKLILKNVNIEGCDGEAIVADNVDKIERD; encoded by the coding sequence ATGGAGTTAAAGTTAGTTATCAAAACAGGAAGAAGTGCTGTAGTAGAATTTGATGACGGTGGAAAGTATTATTCAAAGGAAGAATACACACTCCTGGTTAATGGAGAAGAATATGGCAAGACAGAAAAGGTTGTTACAACAATATATGGTCTTAAGCCAGATACAGAATATAAGATTTCAGCTTTGTATGCAGGAAAAGAATATGGACCTGTTGAATTTAAGACAGATTATGAATATGTAACACTTAATGTCAGAGAATTTGGTGCGTATGGTGATGGAGAACATGATGATACTAATGCAATCCAGTGTGCGATTATGGCAGCTCCTAAGGATTCCAGAGTATTAGTTCCAGAGGGTGTTTATAAGATATCAAGCATATTTTTAAAAGATAATCTTAACCTTGAGCTTGCTAAAGGAGCAGTACTTTCAGCATTTACAGAAAGAGAAAAGTTCCCTATATTACCGGGACAGATTGAGACATACGATGAGAAAGATTATTACAATCTTGGTACATGGGAAGGCAATCCTCTGGATATGTTTTCAGCAATTGTATGTGGTATTAACTGTTCAAATGTTACAATTACAGGTGAAGGAACTATTGATGGATGTACAACTCACGATAACTGGTGGAAGAATTGTAAGATAAGAAATACTGCGTGGAGACCAAGATTATTCTTTATCAATAACTGTAGTAATGTTACTATGCATGGAATTACAGTTCAGAATTCACCATCATGGACAATCCACCCATATTTTAGTAAACATCTTAAGTTTATTGATGTTAAGATTCTTAATCCTGCTAATTCACACAACACAGATGGTCTTGACCCGGAAAGCTGTCAGGATGTTCTTGTACTTGGAACATACATATCAGTTGGCGATGACTGTATAGCAATCAAGTCAGGCAAGATATATATGGCTCAGAAGGAAAAGACTCCTACAGAGGATATGACAGTACGCCAGTGCTGTATGAGAGACGGACACGGTGCAGTAACAGTAGGAAGCGAGATTGCAGCTGGAGTTAAAGATGTTCATATCAGAGACTGTATGTTCATGAATACAGACAGAGGTTTAAGAGTTAAGACAAGAAGAGGTCGTGGTAAATTATCTGTACTTGATGATATTTCGTTTGAGAATATTGATATGGATAATGTTATGACACCATTTGTTGTTAACAGTTTCTATTTCTGTGATCCGGATGGAAAGACAGAGTATGTTGGCTCTAGAAAGCCGCTTCCTGTTGATGACAGAACACCTTCAATTAAGAGTCTTACATTTAAGGATATCAATGCGAAAAACTGCCATGTTGCAGGTGCATATATATTCGGTCTGCCAGAGAGTAAAGTTGAGAAGCTTACATTTGAGAATATTAACTTCAGCTATGCTAAAGATGCAAAGCCGGGTGTAGCAGCAATGATGCTTGGCTGTGATGAAGCAAGCAGACAGGGACTTATTGTAAGTAATGTAGAAAAACTTATATTAAAGAATGTCAATATTGAAGGCTGTGATGGAGAAGCAATTGTGGCAGATAATGTTGATAAGATTGAAAGAGATTAG
- a CDS encoding YigZ family protein, whose product MKKIIKNGQGEYIEKKSKFIAHIFNVESEQQAAAIIAEAKKKYWDARHNCYAYILGDKGEIQRFSDDGEPSGTAGKPILEVLSGNECSNCLCIVTRYFGGVLLGTGGLIRAYTSASKEALDDCLTGELVEGVHAYLDADYNYVGKIQHLCTQYDITIVNTEYSDNVIFELMMEKQVRQRFEKALTEMSSGRIGLRDIKEVKMYRDGRGILSL is encoded by the coding sequence ATGAAAAAAATAATTAAAAACGGACAGGGAGAATATATAGAGAAAAAATCAAAATTTATAGCGCATATTTTTAATGTTGAAAGCGAACAACAGGCAGCAGCCATAATAGCAGAAGCAAAAAAGAAATACTGGGATGCCAGACATAACTGTTATGCCTATATACTTGGGGATAAAGGGGAGATACAGAGGTTTTCAGATGATGGAGAGCCGTCTGGGACAGCAGGAAAACCAATACTGGAAGTATTATCGGGCAATGAATGCAGTAATTGCCTGTGCATTGTAACAAGATATTTTGGAGGAGTATTGCTTGGAACAGGCGGTCTTATAAGGGCGTATACAAGTGCATCAAAGGAGGCACTGGATGATTGTCTGACAGGAGAGCTTGTTGAAGGAGTGCATGCATATCTTGATGCTGATTATAATTATGTGGGGAAAATACAGCATTTATGTACACAGTATGACATTACAATTGTTAATACAGAATATTCAGATAATGTAATATTTGAATTGATGATGGAGAAGCAGGTTCGGCAGAGGTTTGAGAAAGCACTGACAGAAATGTCATCAGGCAGGATAGGACTAAGAGACATTAAGGAAGTTAAAATGTACAGAGATGGCAGAGGAATATTGAGCCTGTAA
- a CDS encoding type 2 periplasmic-binding domain-containing protein — protein MGVKPRKPNKEGFKVYEKTLKKFAAVGLTLTSVVGLVACGSKNNTTDSKKETVDWASVEKPGKFTVMVDGTIVKETNGAAEFYKYYKELTGLDIEWIRPDHSSYADSVKNTFASGDLPDVVLLNSDYLANFASNGYLWDMTDAWEQSATKNSGRLTDMADAVMAGNVLAGPDGTKALYGFSPTRGNGCCTYVKASALKAAGLDPDKVANETMTYDQYYDMLKKIQAASSNKNYVISTSGFVAGGNKPEAPYTNYLPEFYQDAQFTFYLKDGKYVDGFSEEAMKKAMDRLKTAIDDKILDPATQNASTKEARNKFTNKDANLASSVFTYWAGTWDKNLTKLLPDQTDSLVAIKPIKEVGKYVERLAPAWAITYKAYENGKAEGIFKYFIDTMLDGGDIQVAWEYGAKGTHWDDKAETYTVAGKDGKEGKTYTAAEGEFHNLPSPETPSTLTTKNHIDPDLAIAGFGDKEDPGHKAQDPIITECYKMFNANCEMVEALPTTEVLSNNITDINTKRVEVLSQVVLGTKSYDEAMADYNSQVGAKVTAVIESLNETIK, from the coding sequence ATGGGGGTTAAGCCCCGAAAACCAAATAAGGAGGGTTTTAAGGTTTATGAAAAGACATTAAAGAAGTTTGCTGCTGTAGGTTTAACACTTACATCAGTAGTAGGACTTGTTGCTTGTGGTTCTAAGAACAACACTACAGACAGCAAAAAGGAAACAGTTGACTGGGCTTCAGTTGAAAAGCCAGGTAAGTTTACAGTTATGGTAGACGGAACTATTGTTAAGGAAACTAACGGAGCTGCTGAGTTCTATAAGTATTATAAGGAACTTACAGGACTTGATATTGAGTGGATTCGTCCAGATCACTCAAGCTACGCTGACTCTGTAAAGAACACATTCGCATCAGGAGACCTTCCAGATGTAGTTCTTCTGAACTCAGATTATCTTGCAAACTTCGCATCAAACGGATATCTTTGGGATATGACAGATGCTTGGGAGCAGTCAGCTACTAAGAATTCAGGAAGACTTACTGATATGGCTGATGCTGTTATGGCAGGTAATGTACTTGCTGGTCCAGACGGAACAAAGGCTCTTTACGGCTTCTCACCAACACGTGGTAACGGATGCTGTACATATGTAAAGGCTTCTGCATTAAAGGCAGCTGGATTAGACCCAGATAAGGTTGCTAATGAGACAATGACATATGATCAGTACTATGATATGCTTAAGAAGATTCAGGCAGCATCATCTAACAAGAACTATGTAATCTCTACATCAGGTTTTGTTGCTGGTGGTAACAAGCCAGAAGCTCCATATACTAACTACCTTCCAGAATTCTATCAGGATGCTCAGTTCACATTCTATCTTAAGGATGGAAAGTATGTAGATGGATTCTCAGAAGAAGCAATGAAGAAGGCTATGGACAGACTTAAGACAGCAATTGATGACAAGATTCTTGATCCTGCTACACAGAATGCTTCAACAAAGGAAGCTCGTAACAAGTTTACTAATAAGGACGCTAACCTTGCATCTTCAGTATTTACATACTGGGCTGGTACATGGGATAAGAACCTTACTAAATTACTTCCAGATCAGACAGACAGCCTTGTAGCTATCAAGCCTATCAAGGAAGTTGGCAAGTATGTAGAGCGTCTTGCTCCAGCTTGGGCTATTACATATAAGGCATATGAGAATGGAAAGGCTGAGGGAATCTTTAAGTACTTCATCGATACAATGCTTGATGGTGGAGATATCCAGGTAGCTTGGGAATACGGCGCTAAGGGAACACACTGGGATGATAAGGCAGAGACATATACAGTAGCTGGTAAGGATGGAAAAGAAGGTAAGACTTATACAGCAGCAGAAGGAGAATTCCATAATCTTCCATCTCCAGAAACACCATCAACACTTACAACTAAGAACCATATTGATCCAGATCTTGCAATTGCTGGATTTGGAGATAAGGAAGATCCAGGTCACAAGGCTCAAGATCCAATTATTACTGAATGCTACAAGATGTTCAATGCTAACTGCGAAATGGTTGAAGCTCTTCCTACAACAGAAGTTCTTAGTAACAATATCACAGATATCAATACTAAGAGAGTAGAAGTTCTTTCACAGGTAGTTCTTGGAACTAAGTCATATGACGAGGCTATGGCTGATTACAATAGCCAGGTAGGTGCTAAGGTTACAGCTGTTATCGAGTCATTAAATGAGACAATTAAGTAA
- a CDS encoding carbohydrate ABC transporter permease, which produces MSDSTTLVYKKKKKKFKIFPLVNAIFFIIVACLIMIPIYRVIISSIDANTSYNFVWLPSKFTWGGYTAVLTRSSLYTPFLISVVTTIIGTFVGLLVVTLGGYVLIQWEMPGRNFFAYMLLFTMIFDGGMIPKYLVIKQLGLMNTLWAVILPMSINVYNLVLMRNFFEGIPESLFEAAQIDGCSPMGIFFKIVLPLSKAALASIGLMFAVSFWNDYTNFKLYITKNKLFNFQIQLRNMVIDSDIPVDDAVNQETIGNAATIIAILPFMIIYPFCQKYFVQGVNVGAVKE; this is translated from the coding sequence ATGAGTGATAGTACAACATTAGTTTACAAAAAGAAAAAGAAAAAATTTAAAATATTCCCATTAGTTAATGCAATATTCTTTATTATTGTTGCATGCTTGATTATGATACCAATTTATCGAGTAATTATCAGTTCTATTGATGCTAATACTTCATACAACTTTGTATGGTTACCATCTAAGTTTACATGGGGTGGATATACAGCCGTATTAACCAGATCAAGCTTATATACACCATTCTTGATTTCAGTTGTTACAACAATTATTGGTACATTTGTTGGACTTTTAGTTGTAACACTTGGTGGTTATGTATTAATTCAGTGGGAGATGCCAGGAAGAAACTTCTTCGCTTATATGCTTCTCTTCACAATGATTTTCGATGGTGGTATGATTCCTAAGTACCTTGTTATCAAGCAGTTGGGATTAATGAATACACTTTGGGCAGTTATTTTACCAATGTCAATCAATGTATATAACTTAGTTCTTATGAGAAACTTCTTTGAAGGTATCCCAGAGTCTCTTTTTGAGGCAGCTCAGATTGATGGATGCTCTCCAATGGGAATTTTCTTTAAGATTGTTCTTCCTCTTTCAAAGGCAGCTCTTGCATCAATTGGTTTGATGTTCGCAGTTAGTTTCTGGAATGATTATACAAACTTCAAGTTATATATTACTAAGAATAAGCTGTTCAACTTCCAGATTCAGTTAAGAAACATGGTTATTGATAGTGATATTCCAGTTGATGACGCAGTTAATCAGGAAACAATTGGTAATGCAGCTACAATCATTGCTATTCTTCCTTTCATGATTATCTACCCATTCTGTCAGAAGTACTTCGTACAGGGTGTTAACGTAGGTGCCGTTAAGGAGTAA
- a CDS encoding ABC transporter permease subunit: MQCPSCNTELPKKAKVCPKCGTAIGKPKGNLRVMAIIGFVVMLIASLLPMVQSGEKIKLGLYPKAYAFGYMNISMPVMWYLFIACIVVAIILVVARKEILSIIPVAVSVVITIVSFLAFDFNSVEGKVMGGGLKFVPHSLTDLLSNGYNGNSYHIGCGLIVLAIGVVIAIAGCFIDVVKPFKKDLHVDTKYLSNSLNQSLSNKIYYYRGFYLMFLPVFVMIMLFNYWPMLGCRYAFTCYIIGNPYYMGLYHFVTMFTNDVYFWQAFRNTLILSIIKLFLNTGAAVIISLLLNEITNMIFKKTVQTIIYLPHFMSWVVVASVFKMMLAPYDIAPVNSILMNMGLIDTPIDFMNSAQYWRGTFYVMNVWKDTGWGTILFLATLSGISPDLYEAAQIDGANRFKRLIYITLPALANTIITVFILNLAKVMNLFESVFVLQSPITYTKSQVLQTYVYVKTFGGGNSDYGYTTAVGLFKSFVGMILVLGCNWASKKVRGRGIV, from the coding sequence ATGCAGTGTCCATCTTGTAACACAGAGCTTCCTAAGAAAGCAAAGGTTTGCCCTAAGTGTGGTACAGCAATAGGAAAACCAAAGGGAAACTTAAGAGTAATGGCTATCATTGGATTTGTTGTAATGCTTATTGCAAGTCTTTTACCAATGGTACAGTCAGGCGAGAAGATTAAACTGGGATTATATCCTAAAGCTTATGCTTTCGGCTACATGAATATCAGTATGCCGGTTATGTGGTATTTATTTATTGCATGTATAGTTGTTGCAATTATTCTTGTAGTAGCAAGAAAAGAAATTCTGTCTATTATTCCGGTAGCAGTTTCAGTTGTTATTACAATTGTTTCATTCCTTGCATTCGACTTTAACAGTGTTGAAGGAAAAGTAATGGGTGGTGGTCTTAAATTTGTCCCTCATTCACTTACAGATCTTCTCAGCAATGGTTATAATGGTAATTCATATCATATCGGATGTGGATTAATTGTTCTTGCAATTGGTGTTGTTATTGCAATTGCAGGTTGCTTCATTGATGTTGTGAAGCCATTTAAGAAAGATCTTCATGTTGATACTAAGTATCTTTCTAATTCATTAAATCAGAGCCTTTCTAATAAGATTTATTATTATAGAGGTTTCTACCTTATGTTCTTACCAGTATTTGTAATGATTATGTTGTTCAACTACTGGCCAATGCTTGGATGCCGTTATGCATTTACATGTTATATCATTGGTAACCCTTATTACATGGGACTTTACCATTTTGTAACAATGTTTACTAACGATGTATATTTCTGGCAGGCATTTAGAAATACATTAATTTTGTCAATTATTAAGTTGTTCTTAAATACAGGCGCAGCTGTTATAATTTCACTTCTTTTAAATGAAATTACAAACATGATTTTCAAGAAGACAGTACAGACAATTATTTACCTTCCACATTTCATGTCATGGGTAGTTGTTGCTTCAGTTTTCAAGATGATGCTTGCACCGTATGATATCGCTCCAGTAAACTCAATTCTTATGAACATGGGTCTTATTGATACACCTATTGATTTCATGAATTCTGCTCAGTACTGGCGTGGAACATTCTATGTAATGAATGTTTGGAAAGATACAGGATGGGGAACAATCTTATTCTTAGCTACATTATCAGGTATCAGCCCAGACCTTTATGAGGCTGCACAGATTGATGGTGCTAATAGATTTAAGAGACTGATATATATTACATTACCAGCTCTTGCTAATACTATTATTACAGTATTTATCCTTAACCTTGCTAAGGTTATGAACCTGTTTGAGTCAGTATTCGTATTACAGTCACCTATTACTTATACTAAGTCACAGGTATTACAGACATATGTATATGTTAAGACATTCGGTGGTGGTAACTCAGATTATGGTTATACAACTGCTGTAGGTTTATTTAAGTCGTTCGTTGGTATGATCTTAGTTCTCGGTTGTAACTGGGCAAGTAAGAAAGTACGTGGACGTGGTATTGTATAG
- a CDS encoding transglycosylase domain-containing protein, whose protein sequence is MNYGDKGIKQKKKLLNSATTKLGTKLGIFFIKLALVGIIALVVAGSCLVFGSFQGIIENAPDIASINVSPEGFATKIYDTDNNEIQTLSSAGANRTYVTIDQIPLNLQHAFIAIEDERFYEHNGIDMKGILRAASITLSSGHMSQGASTITQQLIKNNVFNAYNESDIEKIKRKVQEQYLAIKLETVMSKKSILENYLNTINLGNGYYGVQAAAKGYFNKDVSELSLSECAVIASITKSPTGLNPIRHADRNRDRQSQVLLNMKDQGYISQAEYDDALTDDVYARLEGIELAGTSTTTYSYFVDELINQLTSDLMSQKGYTESQATSLIYRGGLQVYSTQDTMMQQVADDVINDPDNYNDNTHFSINYALTVKQTDGTFSYYSHNSMANWYTKKLGDTSFSLTLTDEDAARAYVEAYKEELLKEGGEVYSETLTFTLQPQISFTIMDQTNGHVKVMVGGRGDKTLNRSLNRASNDIARQPGSSIKPLVAYGPALDTGTYTLASAIDDAPYYYSGTDAKLVTNFTKGEYRGLITLRQALTISQNVPAVKILTKLTPQVGYNYLEKFGISTLVSPKNAINGAHDVVQSLALGGMTRGVSNIDMCAAYAAIANKGTYTKPVYYTKVLDSDGNIIIDNTIPETHKVLNENSDWLLIQGLRSVATDGTARSANFSSQPVAGKTGTTQYDSDRWFCGFTPYYTATIWVGYDDNSRELGNVVNHNIIWRSIMQTIHENLNLPTGTYEQPSGIVEASVCSKSGLLPVEGLCDQDSEGNCIITEYFTEDTVPTEYCTTHTKVTFCNVSGDIATSGCPSTTTKIMRKKSSADKLGDDKEGSEFKTWDADISITDTELSKLCTLHSATTKPTKATNTNKSTEETSSATQSETKTDKSTSSSSSSTRRP, encoded by the coding sequence ATGAATTATGGTGATAAAGGCATAAAACAAAAGAAAAAGCTGCTCAATTCAGCTACTACCAAGCTTGGCACCAAATTAGGTATATTTTTTATAAAGCTGGCTCTGGTCGGAATAATAGCATTAGTTGTAGCAGGTTCATGCCTTGTATTCGGTTCATTTCAGGGAATTATAGAAAACGCTCCTGATATAGCTTCTATTAATGTTTCGCCCGAAGGATTTGCGACCAAAATATATGATACTGATAATAATGAAATACAGACACTTTCATCTGCTGGAGCTAACAGGACTTATGTTACCATTGACCAGATTCCTTTAAATCTTCAGCATGCATTTATTGCTATTGAGGATGAACGTTTTTATGAGCATAACGGCATAGACATGAAAGGTATTTTAAGAGCTGCATCTATCACTCTTTCTTCAGGACACATGTCGCAGGGTGCCAGTACAATTACACAGCAGCTGATTAAGAATAATGTATTTAATGCCTACAACGAATCTGACATTGAAAAGATAAAACGAAAAGTACAGGAACAGTATCTTGCCATAAAGCTTGAAACTGTAATGTCAAAGAAATCAATACTTGAGAACTATCTTAATACTATTAATCTTGGAAACGGCTATTATGGTGTCCAGGCTGCTGCGAAAGGTTACTTTAATAAAGATGTATCTGAGCTTTCATTAAGCGAGTGCGCAGTTATTGCCTCTATCACTAAAAGTCCTACCGGTCTTAATCCAATAAGACACGCTGACAGAAACAGAGACAGACAAAGCCAGGTTCTTCTTAATATGAAAGATCAGGGATATATTTCACAGGCTGAATATGATGATGCTCTTACAGATGATGTATATGCAAGACTTGAAGGCATTGAACTTGCCGGAACATCTACAACTACCTATTCATATTTTGTAGATGAACTTATTAACCAGCTTACCTCAGATCTTATGTCACAGAAAGGCTATACAGAATCTCAGGCAACAAGCCTTATATACCGCGGAGGACTTCAGGTTTATTCAACGCAGGATACAATGATGCAGCAGGTTGCTGATGATGTGATTAATGACCCTGATAATTACAATGATAATACACATTTTTCAATTAACTATGCTTTAACTGTCAAGCAGACAGATGGGACATTTTCGTATTATTCACATAACTCAATGGCTAACTGGTATACCAAAAAACTCGGTGACACAAGTTTCAGCCTCACATTGACTGATGAGGATGCTGCCAGAGCATATGTTGAAGCATATAAAGAAGAACTCCTTAAGGAAGGGGGAGAAGTTTATTCAGAAACGCTTACCTTTACATTACAGCCACAGATTTCATTTACAATAATGGATCAGACCAATGGACATGTTAAAGTAATGGTTGGTGGGCGCGGCGATAAAACTCTTAACCGAAGCTTAAACCGTGCTTCTAATGATATTGCAAGACAACCGGGCTCAAGTATTAAACCACTTGTGGCATATGGCCCCGCTCTTGATACAGGAACATATACACTTGCTTCTGCCATTGATGATGCACCTTATTATTACTCTGGCACAGATGCCAAGCTTGTAACTAATTTCACAAAAGGAGAATATCGTGGTCTGATTACATTAAGACAGGCACTTACAATTTCACAGAATGTACCTGCTGTTAAGATTCTTACAAAGCTGACTCCTCAGGTCGGATACAATTATCTTGAGAAATTCGGTATATCAACACTTGTTTCTCCTAAGAATGCAATTAACGGTGCACATGATGTTGTCCAGTCACTTGCACTTGGTGGTATGACCCGTGGTGTTTCCAATATCGATATGTGTGCTGCTTATGCTGCTATCGCTAACAAGGGAACCTATACAAAACCAGTTTATTACACAAAGGTACTTGATTCAGATGGCAATATTATCATTGATAATACCATTCCAGAAACGCATAAGGTTCTTAATGAGAACTCAGACTGGCTCCTTATACAGGGTCTCCGTTCAGTTGCAACTGATGGTACAGCACGTTCAGCAAACTTTTCAAGCCAGCCTGTAGCAGGTAAGACAGGTACAACACAGTATGACAGCGACAGATGGTTCTGTGGCTTCACTCCATATTATACAGCCACAATATGGGTTGGATATGATGACAATTCAAGAGAGCTTGGAAATGTTGTAAATCATAATATTATTTGGCGTTCAATTATGCAGACAATCCATGAAAACCTTAATCTTCCAACCGGAACATATGAACAGCCTTCTGGTATTGTAGAAGCATCTGTCTGCTCTAAATCAGGCCTTCTTCCTGTTGAAGGATTATGTGATCAGGATTCTGAAGGAAACTGCATAATAACTGAATATTTTACAGAAGACACAGTTCCAACAGAATACTGTACAACACATACCAAAGTAACTTTCTGTAATGTATCAGGAGATATTGCTACATCAGGTTGTCCAAGCACAACAACCAAAATTATGAGAAAGAAATCTTCTGCTGATAAGCTTGGTGATGATAAGGAAGGCTCGGAATTCAAGACATGGGATGCTGATATTTCAATAACAGACACTGAATTATCTAAGCTATGTACTCTTCACAGTGCCACAACAAAGCCAACCAAAGCAACAAATACTAATAAAAGTACTGAGGAAACTTCATCTGCAACGCAGTCGGAAACTAAAACAGATAAAAGTACATCCTCATCGTCTTCATCAACCAGACGGCCATAA
- a CDS encoding stage V sporulation protein AD, whose protein sequence is MTGKQSLLFDKDVYVRCAATVVGKKEADGPLGEMFDVAVEDDMFGKKSWEEAESHIQEMAVDKLLIKSGMAASDIDYIYAGDLLGQLIATSFGLMRYEIPMFGLYGACSTMGEALSLGAMCVNAGYAQNVIAIASSHFASAEKQFRYPLEYGNQRPVASTWTVTGAGAYIVGDKPLDKKKCVLIKGITTGKIVDYGVKDSMNMGACMAPAAAELIEANFKDLDVDKDYYDAIFTGDLGEIGNRILSELLKEKSIDIADKLYDCGMLIYEGETKCSGGSGCGCSAVVLGSCIMDRLIRGEYKRVLFVPTGALLSTVSYNEGKSVPGIAHGVILEGKES, encoded by the coding sequence ATGACTGGAAAACAGAGTCTGTTATTTGACAAAGATGTATATGTGAGATGTGCTGCAACAGTGGTTGGAAAGAAAGAGGCTGATGGTCCGCTTGGTGAAATGTTTGATGTGGCAGTAGAAGATGATATGTTTGGAAAGAAAAGCTGGGAGGAGGCTGAGAGCCACATTCAGGAGATGGCGGTTGACAAGCTGCTTATTAAAAGCGGCATGGCTGCGTCAGACATAGATTATATCTATGCCGGAGACCTTCTTGGACAGCTTATAGCAACATCTTTCGGTCTTATGAGATATGAAATACCGATGTTTGGTCTGTACGGAGCATGTTCAACGATGGGCGAGGCATTATCACTTGGTGCAATGTGTGTTAATGCCGGATATGCGCAAAATGTAATTGCCATCGCGTCAAGCCATTTTGCAAGTGCTGAAAAGCAGTTCCGTTATCCGCTCGAGTATGGAAACCAGAGACCAGTTGCATCTACATGGACAGTTACAGGAGCAGGGGCGTATATCGTCGGCGATAAGCCTCTGGATAAGAAAAAATGTGTTCTCATAAAGGGTATTACAACGGGAAAGATTGTTGATTACGGCGTTAAGGATTCAATGAATATGGGAGCATGTATGGCTCCAGCAGCAGCAGAGCTTATAGAAGCTAATTTCAAAGACCTTGATGTTGATAAGGATTATTACGATGCAATATTTACAGGCGACTTAGGAGAGATTGGCAACAGAATATTGTCTGAGCTTCTAAAAGAAAAAAGTATTGATATTGCTGATAAGCTGTATGATTGTGGAATGCTTATATACGAGGGGGAAACTAAGTGTTCAGGCGGAAGCGGCTGTGGCTGCAGTGCAGTTGTTCTTGGAAGCTGTATTATGGACAGGCTTATAAGAGGAGAATATAAAAGGGTTCTTTTTGTTCCTACAGGAGCTTTGTTATCTACCGTAAGTTACAATGAAGGAAAAAGTGTGCCGGGCATAGCCCATGGTGTAATTCTTGAAGGAAAGGAGAGTTAA
- the spoVAE gene encoding stage V sporulation protein AE, whose protein sequence is MDFVKAFVCGGLICVLTQILMEKTKLMPGRIMVILVTTGVVLGAVGIYEPFVKFAGAGATVPLTGFGNVLWKGMKKAIDEQGFLGLFTGGFTSCAVGVSAALIFGFIASLIFEPKMKKE, encoded by the coding sequence ATGGATTTTGTTAAAGCATTTGTATGTGGGGGATTAATATGTGTTCTTACACAGATTCTTATGGAAAAGACAAAGCTTATGCCGGGAAGGATAATGGTCATTCTTGTAACAACAGGAGTTGTACTTGGAGCAGTTGGGATATACGAGCCGTTTGTTAAATTTGCAGGAGCGGGAGCAACAGTTCCTCTTACGGGATTTGGCAATGTCTTATGGAAAGGTATGAAGAAAGCAATAGATGAGCAGGGATTTTTAGGATTGTTTACAGGTGGATTTACCTCATGTGCAGTCGGAGTGTCAGCAGCACTTATATTTGGATTTATTGCGTCGCTTATATTTGAACCTAAGATGAAAAAAGAGTAG